agatcataaaaaaaagggaaagaaaatctaAGAAGCAGAGATTAAAGTCTTAAATTTGGTgatgaaaggaggggaaaagcagaagaaaaagacTTCAATTATAAATGAGTAACAAGTCCTGCTTCACTCCAGTTCTCTGGTACTTTAGGTTGGATTTtgggaagaaataataataataattgctagcatttatataatgcttttaagttttgcaaagtactttgcatatattacaTTATTCAATTCTTAATTGAAACAAGACATTTGTATGTCACTCAGcaattagaaaaaggaattttttctCAGCCATTGCAGGAGAAGGATATTCAACAATGTACTGAACACACTGTGAGTTGATTCAGCTGTGGAAAGTTCCCTGCTAAATTATCCATGTTGGTcaacaaaatatcagaaataggCTGAAGCTTCTCATTTTGTATTCCAGTAAACAGGAAAGGATGTCAACAGTGAaccttggaaaaaaatatattatttttaccaAAACCCAGCAAGAAATTTGGTCTGCTGAGCTAATTGTCTCaaagattatttcaatttttttcttaaagaaaaactaGGCTAACTTGCATAAGAGTAGGGGGTTAAGATATTGCTCTCACTACATTATAGTTaatcatattcttttttgtccatttctttcttctaagaaaactagcacagattaacatagacaggaataacagaaaccctccaccagcctgtgaggcctggcctcagctcaaaagctgagaaagTCTCAAACTTCATTtaaggaaatccctcttccctgatacctccccaatccaaacttgttattaaaatttatctttatttgaatatcacagtcagataagaggactaacattccaggggacatagagggagctgaacctcaggacaacCATTCAACTATAAAgggtccttatcggacccctgctgggcaaccttggtctggggggaagCTTGTCCTttaggagggtccatgcttatcTGCTCTGGGGTTTCTacaacatcaatctatagagaagacaacctcctcaggctatcataagtggcccatttctcaggaatcccatttttcaaaatagcctctcggcaaggggcatctctctccttttacttcccttcaactcctccattctctgCTACAAAactttccatatcccctgttcttcaatcccacccattttcacaATAAGTATTATACTTctttacagaggaagaaggggaaaagtagCAAAGCATAAGGggaaaataatggaagaaaatgtacAATTAAAAACAGTAAATCTGATTGGGATGAatgtacaataaaataaaaaacggTAGCAAATGTATAAGAGAGTAGATCTCAGCGACAGATTTTAATGAGAAACAAACATGAAGCATAAGGATTGACACAGAGTGAAAATAAGAGGCCAGAGAAGAATTTAGTATGCTTTAGGAAATCTCAAATAAGGCAACAATAAAAATAGAGATGGTTAAAAAAGATAAGCAAGGAaactatattattttaaagtcacCATATATATactgaaataatatcaatattttatatacatacaaatcAAATATCATACTATTTAAGTATTTGAAACTactttttcctaattattaatccaattatatggcaaaaaaaaaaacttacgtaaaacagatgaatattttttaaaaaataaaatactcagtTAAGTTAATAGGACAAGAAATAAAGATCTCAAAGAAGTTAAACAAGTGACAAAATAAgtcacaaaggaaaaataaaaaacaaaacttcaagaccaaatggatttataagtgaattttattaaacatttaaaaaacagttAATTACAaacttatttaaattaattagagaaatcaaaaagaaaactatcttATCAAATTTCTTCCATGAAATATATATGATCTTtatagcaaagaaataaaattataaaccaaAATCTTTAAGTAATGCTAACATAAAATGTATTGAACAAAATAGTAAAGAAGCCATAACAACATATTAAAAACTATGACCAGGTTAGATTTATAACAGAAATGCAAGCTtgatttaatattaagaaaactataacacaatataacatactcataaaaaataaaaattatgtgatTATATATGATGCATAAAGttcttaaatataaaatacaatgcTTCTTCacgctaaaaatattttaaagcactggAGTTGGTGCATCATTCTTTAATATGATGAATGGTTCCTATATTAAACCAAGCTCAAACATTATCTGTAGTGGAGAAATATTCGAAggctttccaataagatcagggataaATCAAGGATGTCCACTGCCTTCATTATTATTTGATTTAgctgtatatattattttatatagttctaGATATGAttgctatagcaataagacatgaaaatgaaatgaagagagGAAGCTTAGGCAAAAAGGAAGCAGAATTATTGCTTTCTATAGGTGATAAGAAAATTTGATTAcagaatcctaaagattcaaataaaaaattaatcaaaacaaGTAAAAACCAGCAAAATAACAGAACATAAAATACACAAAAATCATTCATCTTCCTTTTTATTACTAACAAAGCTcgatgaaaaaaaagaagaaaacaaattcctttaaaaataattgcagAATGTGTGATATATCTTGGAATCCACATGCCAagatttatacacacacacatatgcatgcatgcacatacaGAAATTATATGTACAAAGatgactacaaaacactttatagaaataaaaataaaccaaaattcATGAGATATAACTTCTCATGGTTGAAACTTATCaatataataaaactgacaatattACCTAGGCCAATTTTCAGAGTCAGTCCCACATTAAAATTAGTACTATGATCAAACTGCCACAATttctttatagagctagaaaaaaaataatttatctgcagaatgaaaaagttgaaaatctcaagagaaataatgaaaaaaaaagtggaaaaggagGGAGCCTGGGTgcaccaaatctcaaactatactacaaagcagcaaTTATCAAAATTGCtagtactattttaaaaaatagaaaagttggtCAGTGAAAGTGACAAGGTATACAAAGTCCAGAAGCAACTGAATAAAATAGTATAATCCAATGACTCCAACTACTATAAGGACTCTGTTCAACAAAAATTGCTAGGGAAACTaaaaagcaatctggcagaaattagtttAACTAATTTAATTTAAGTTGTTTATTAGCTAGATATCACACATACTATACCATAATAAGttccaaatggatatatgacctaaatataaaaggtCCCATTAGATAAACTGGAGGATCAAGGAAGTAGTTGCCTTTCATAACTATAGATAGGAGAATTTGTTGCAAAACAAATAGCAGAAAGGATCACAAGTGATGAAATAGACAATCTCAAttaaagttaaaaaggttttgcataaaaaaaatcaataaagtaagaattagaaaggaaataataaactgaagAACCCTCCCCCACCCTAATAAAGGTCTCCAATAAAggtctgatatccaagatataaTGGTAATCGAAACTAATAATAACAAGAGTCATAATtcatcaaataaaaaggaaaaggctttatatataacaaaaatatttatagcagctatatTTGTTGTAGCAAAAACCTGGAaactgaatcttaaaatttctcagacttgtgaatgttaaaaattctcagactctaccttagaacatttggttaagaccattccccattttaaacagtgaaggtacttgatcatgattgtgagaactctactccacccatacttaagcatactttaggggaagataaagttgtaaactccttactgaacaatgaaagtacttaactcatacttatggtgaggcaaaagcccttaagctaagtctatttttagatctaatacaaaaaggtgctaagtacctataaaaggtcaaattaatcactaaaagatcaggcaacttgcaaacttgcaagggacaagcttaacaaaagaagtgtaaagttttagtctacccagagaagttgagaaataaagaaggtgtgaattaagcaTGGTCactcctgtgaaaacgtctactgtgattggtagatgtgaaaacttaggggaggtgacataggagaaaattctctttaaaaggaggctagaaGGACCTCTGAAGAAAaatgcagccttggaagctgaggtggagcttcctgagctaaactggagggtttctctgaacactagagttttgcttggaaggatcttgtggtgagtgattaaagactgactggtctctcttaaggcttaaagcctaggctggcctagactttttcctactatttcctcttactctgtttctctccctttcattaattccttaatttgtattaattaaaatctccataaaacccagctgacttgggtatttcatatttgggaatttttcccatggcgaccactttatttttgatttaacgcaagacactgtcttgaaaccatattttcgcaaTCACGGTTTATgaaaaccactcttttaactgtcacAAAACTAAAGCGGGTGcttatcagctggggaatgggtCAGCAATTCAgtttatgaatataatggaatgacaAAAACTTTCAGagaaacttaaaacattttttataaacttatgcaaagtgaagtgggtagaaccaagagaactatctaaacaataagaaaaaaaagtcattggaacatttttttaaatgtagaagaGAACATAAGTTTGTAGGAAATATACAAAGCAGGatagctttaaaatattttttaaaatatactgaaTATGTAGGTGGAGAGAAAAGCAAGCTGTATGTGGTACAAACTCAGATGTATGTgcaatattctttttctgttctgcttTGCATATGGAAGTGTTAATTTCATTTGATGttttaagttcaaaataaaaacaatttaattttttaaaattatgtaggATAGTTTtagggaaattgaaagaattgatgcaaaatgaagaacCAGtattatttatgtaatattacattgtaaaactaaattgttaaaaaaaaaacctaccaacTTTAAAGATTTAAacaaattaatcattaaaatcaatgaaacaattTAATCAATCAAACTATGGCTCTAGAGGACCTTGAATAAAGCATGCCCTTCACCTGTTAGCAGAGATGTGATGTTCTCCATATATAGAACAAGACACATTTTCAGTCATAGccaatgtatttatttgtttgcctatgtatatttgttacagaggcttttcttttcttttcttttttacttccaaACTGGATgaaacaagctttttttttttttaagctaaaattTAAGCCAAAAAATATGCTTAAAAATTAGAGTCAGTAAAGAATAATAGAGGTCTGAGAACTGACTGGCTTCCTGGGACTTGCAACTCAAAGGGACAAGCATTCCCCCTCAAATCTGAAAATAATTTGTGacctagcatagtgtctggtcAGCATtccataaatacttgttgactgattgaatgCTAGTATGATTTCTTTCccaaattaaaagaaatctaTCCCCAACATCCTGATGTCTTTGTTACTTCAAGAGAAAGTTCCAGTGGagtaagtaattttaaaaaatctctgaaaAAAGGACCAGGGATAATCTTTTGTTAGTTTTCATGAggtaacccagtggaacttctGTGACTGACATAGTAGAAGAGGTCATTTTCAATGTACAGGAATGGATAACCACTAGActatttaaggaaaataaaatgctgCAGAAACCTGTTTGGTCAACccagatgaaatcacaaattatttaaatgggggggggggtcctaatTTATTGTACagttttgaaaaacatttataaaCTCTAATATTGCATATAAATCTTAGTGAATATTATTTAGCATAGATGTAGTAGAAAAAAACTTATTTGGATGAAAGGatacaaatttgaacccaagctctGCTACCTATAAATCTATGAAGTTGTTCAAGGCATTTTCCTTTTATAGGCTTCCAATTTCTTTCCCTCCAAAATGGGAGAGATGCACCTCTTGACAGACAAATGATGGACTCaagatatagaataaaatatattttttcagagaAGGCTAATGTGGGAATGTTTTGCTCGACTATGCACAGTTGTTAAAAGGGTCTTTCCACCCCCCCCTGGGggggagaggtagaaaggggggaagggggaaaagagaaagtgagGACTGAAAgcataaaagaaggaaggaagtaaagaaaagagagggagagaggagagtggaaggaaggtgccaactttttttttttaatgaatagaatCAGAATGAGACATACTGAACAGTTTTGAAAACTACAGATTAAATATACTATTATATTGTTTATAACTATATACTTTGTTgactattttaaagaaaaatggggtGTACATAAAAGAGATCAATGGTTCCGTTTacgattcttttttttttctgctcgactatgtatatggaaatgcccattttgtttgtaatttattgggattcatataaaaataaatgaaattttaaaacaataaaatgacaAAGTTGGGCCGAATCTCTTCCAGCTCGACATCAAAAAGACCCTATGACAGTATTCATATCTTGAGCTCCTACCTCCAAGCACTTTCCACTCGTACTTCCCGTCACCTTTGTGAACACATCCCACCCTCCCTACGACTCCATGGATGACATCATTACGAAACGCCCCAAGGTGTATTGTTCCCGCTGCCGCCCCGTAGCACAGCGCGTGGTCAAGGAGCCCGGAAGAGGGTTAAGCGCGATTTCCGGAGAACCGGCAACCTGCGTGCGCTCTCCTGGAGGACGGGGAGACGCGGCCCGTAATCCACAAACCGAACTCAACATGTTCCGGATTGAGGGCTTGGGACCGAAGCTAGACCCGGAGGAACTAAGGCGGAAGATGCGTGAGGACGTGGTCTCCTCAGTCCGCAACTTTCTCCTCTACGTGGCTTTGCTGCGCGTTAGTGAGTGACCTCTTCCTTTTGCGCGGAGCCTGGCGGGCGTTTGGGGAGCGGCATGGGAAGGGAGAGCAACTCCGGGAGAAGGGAGCAGGGGAGGTGGGGCAAGTGGGAAAAGCAGCTGGGGTTTGGGAAGTGGTCTTGATCCAAATGTAGAGACAGAACGGAGAGGCGCGTGGCGGGAGTCTTGGGAACCTCTGTTAGAGAAGAGCGCTGAATGCTCCCCCACACCCCTCGCAGCGGATGGGGGTTATGCTGCGCGATTTGTTACAGTCTTTGCCACCCCATTTGTGAACTGCCAACCTCTCCCCGCCTCCCTTTTTACTAGCGAGAAAACCAAGGCCCTGAGAACTTTGCCTTTCTCAAGGGCAAACAGGTCTGGTTCCAAATCCAGGGTTCTCTCCACACCACAGTTTAAACCAATCCATTTCAAATCCTTCTATTTCTGGGTGGGGTTCGTgaacttgttttgttttatttgggggcagacagaaagatctgaatttaaaacCTGCCTTAGTCACTTTTTTgacttttgtgaccctgggtaagtcatttaatctgttagATTCCACATGGAGGCAAAATAGTTTCCAAATGGAGGCAATAATAGTGGTAATTGACTTAACCTCAGCCCGagttttcttcacatatctaaaatgaaagtaattaatATTAGCACCCCCGGGGTTGGTGTTAAGATAAAATtacatgtttatatttatatgtgtgtatgcatatgtgtgtataagtgctcattatttcaatatagtttcctttataatcttatatattttgttttgtaaattTAAAGTTATTCTGAGGTTTTTAGGCTTCAGCAGACTATGTGTATATCAGTAGTATATAGGATTGGGAGGGGAACCGGACTTGTGGGTTTCTCTGATATATGAAATGCATTGGTGAGGGAGTCTGGTACTTTCTTTGCTCTCTAAAGATTATaaataggaggcagctaggtggctccatggattgagaactGGGCTTGGAGCCCGGAGGATTTGTGTTCAAGTTTGGCCCCAGACTTcgtagctttgtgaccctgggcaaggcacttaattgtagttagcccttaccacacccttctgccttgcaatcaatgcaatcatattgattctaagaaggtgtgggtaaaaaaaaaaagataagaattccATAGAACACTTaagagtaaagtgatttgcttgCCCTAATCCACATTGAGCCCCTTTGTTGTCTGGCTTTTGATTTGTAGATACAATTAAAACTGCCCTTTCCTAAGTTACTGTTCTCTAAatcttttctctgtcatttttCTTGATCTCTGTGCCTCACCACTCTCTTCTTGGATACTCTTTCCACTATCGGTTTTCATGACCCAAATCTCTTGTTTCTTCTTCAACCGGTCTGGTGTTTTTCATGGTCTCATTTCATGCTCCAGTGAGTCTACCCTAAGACTCTTTCCTCTTTATAAACTCTCCTACAAGTAAGTTTATCAATTTCCATTGATTTAATTATCACCTCTTCAAATAGCTGATTTTTATAAATGATACTAGTATGTAAGCTCATCTCCACTGCTAATTAGATATTTCAAGCTGAATGGctatttcaaattcaacatgtctgaAACAGGACTCATTGTCTCTAAACCCACACCTTTCAAACCTACCTATTTCTGTTTAGAGGTACCTCTCCCTCCCCCGGCCCCCCTCCACCTTTCCAGTATAATCTAGATTTACATTCTTGGCTCTTAACTGTGTATCACTTCAAATATCTtttcagttgccaagtcttgtcattttGACCTTAATAACATCCCGcctatttttcctcttccctccactcACACAGCTTCCACTTTAGTTCAGGCCCTCTTTGTCTTTTGCTTGGATTATTGTAGTAGGCTCTTAATTAGTCTTCTACCTTGAATTTCTCTTTGtagagctgccaaagtgattttaatAATCAGATAACTTTTCTACTAAGTAAACTAGTGGCTTTTTGTTACTCTCTAAACTCCTCTGATTGGCATGAATAACCCTGAAAAACTGGCATATGATAGATAACTTTTCTTCCCTACAATCCAGCCAACCTAGTCTTTCTGTTCCTTCCACTGGACACTCTACTTCCTATTTCTTTACCTTTGTGCTGGAATTCctagaattcctagtttcctttaagactcaccACAgaaggtggcagctgggtagctcaatgtaTTGAttgccaggcctagatatgggaggtcctaggttcaaatgtgacctcagacacttcccagttgtgtgaccctgggcaagtcacttatcccccattgcctaacccataccactcttctgccttggaaccaatatatagtagtgattccaagactgaagtaaggttaaaaaaaaaaaaagaccattgaAGCCCCACTTTCTACATAAAATCTTTCTGATCTCTTACTTTACAGGTAGATCCTCTTCCCCCTCATTTCCATTTGCTACTTCCCCTGGTAGAATCTTAAGTGCCTCAAGGTCAGGGACCGTATTGTCTGTATTTCCAGCAATATTTCTAGCATATAGTTTATTTCGTATTttcacttaataagtgcttcctggtgataataactaacatttacatagtgcttactaTTTGCCAAGCAGTTAttatcatttgttcctcacaactaCCCTAGAAGCCTGGTGgtgttgttatctccattttatagatgaggaaattgaggcaaacaggttaagtgatctgcTTAGGATCCCATggttagaaaatgtctgagatcagattttaactctggtctaactgactttaggcccagcactccatccactgtgccacctagccctCCCAGCTGCTTTATTATTAATTCTCCTGAGGGACATGGAAAGTGTATAGAATGAGAATGATGTTTTCCTCTGTCTTTCCAATTTTAGTTAATAGGTATCATTCTTAatcttatatttaatatattgaaAAGTGTTTCTTATGAGCACATGACATTTAGCATGGTTGGATTTTTAATCAACACAGTAACTTGTTGATAGGAAAAATGATTCTGCTACCTTTTTTGGTCAGAGTGCTATTTCAAACAAAGATTTATTGACTTTTAAATGCAGTTTTGAAGGCTTAAAAAATGTCACTATGTATGAACCTGTCTGCAAAGATATATTTTGTTCATAGAGCACTTTAGAGTAAATAAGTTAATCAGATGAAGGAATTTATTCTCTTAAAAtctaattttttgtttcttccccATCTCCATAGCACCCTATATTTTAAAGAAGTTGGACAGCATATGAAGATCACAGTAGAAGGAGAGACATTGGCATGTGAGAGCATGAACTTCAGAATATGGTTacattttctcttcccatttgcTAATGAACAGGCACAAAAAGGCATTAGAGACTTCTGGTACTGAATAGATATGAAATCTCCACTTAACTAAGAATGAGTTTGACTTTGTTGAAAATGCAAACAACCTGAAAGCATgaagtttttttctctttgacacAATTTACGAAATGTAAGCAGTCTTTGGCCTTGTACTGCTACATCAGTGTCATACAACCGTCATAAATTTTGGTTCAGTTGTAAATAGTTTTATCAAACTACATTTTGTAGTGAGTACACCATGTAAGGGAGCTACCTCTGAAATTCTTCTGTTCAACCTCATGCCTCTGTGAGGAATGTGCATTGTGAAAGATTTTCTTGTGATTACTTTTGTTGAAATTGATACCATTATAATTAGCACAGTACTCTgagtctttatttttaataaatgtgccatttttaaaaagtattaggTTTGATGCTCCCCCCTGCCTTTTGCAAAGCTGTGTTGTGATTATTATAGATTATGCCAGAATTGATTTCCTCCCCAGCCTGGCCAGTTTATTTGCCATTCCTGAAAAAATAACTTCAATTTGCATCATTATTTTAACTTCTGAACAACCAATAGGTAAGATAATCTCACTGATTAAAAGCAGCAGCTAATATCTAACAAAGGAGAAAAACTAACCCATCCTGAAACAGGGAGTTAGATATAATCATTACTAGCTTTCATGTTGGACGTTGGCAATTCAGAGTTATTGCCATTCTTACTATTAACTTAAAAGTGGTTTATCTCAGCTCTAAACTAAAACAAATCAGGTTGAATCTCAGGGGCTTCCCAATTTCTGTGGCTTTTCCTCTACCTGGTTTCAGCTCTAAGCTCCAAAGAACATCAGAATTGAACGTATGTCATTCTAAGGACATTCTAATGATCCTGGTATGGGCTGCAAAGTTTGAACACAGCAGGGGCTTATTAAAGAGTGATAATACAGGAAATGCCATAGAAATACAATAGGGTTTGCAGATAACATTTTAAAGTCTACCATGAATGGCTGAAACTACCTGCTAACCCTATACACACTGTCTGTCCTCTTCCCCTTTGTGCTCCTGCTCCTCAGCTTGGTGCTTCGAAGCTTCCTACCTCCAATTAAATAAAAGCAGAAGAGACCTAGGGGAGCGGACTTTCCCTGTTGCTGGGGCCTTACTGTAGCATTCTTCTGTTTCCTCTCAGGTTTAGTACCAGCCTTGAAAAACTCATGATCCACCATTTAATGAATAGACTTGAGGATCTTAATGAAGGCGTAGCACCTCagtcacctagcactaagtaccTATTacatgccagggactgtgctaaactatggggttaaaaagaaaggcaaaaaccaaatCCCTGCTCCTGGGGGTGGGGTCAGAGgtataacatgcaaacaacttgTACAAATAAgatgtatacaggataaattggtgGTAGTCTCACAGGGAAAGCATTAAGATTAAGGTTCTTGTGTCTCACTTGTTTCCCTTGAGTATCCTTATTCCCCTGGTGCtattcctgctgttgctgggagGAATACTCCAACTTAAAAacctttaaaacccttaccttagaaccaaggcagaagagcagttaagggctgagcaatgagggttagttaagtgacttgcccagagtcacacagctaggaagtatctaaagttagatttgaagctaggaccccctgtctctaggcctggctctcaatccactgagccacccagctgccccactccaACTCACTTTTAATCTATAATCTTCAAAGTTTCTAAGGACTCTACTTTATATTTACATTGTCAACCACGTAATCGCTTTCAGTAAATCTGAAATA
The window above is part of the Monodelphis domestica isolate mMonDom1 chromosome 7, mMonDom1.pri, whole genome shotgun sequence genome. Proteins encoded here:
- the TOMM5 gene encoding mitochondrial import receptor subunit TOM5 homolog; this translates as MFRIEGLGPKLDPEELRRKMREDVVSSVRNFLLYVALLRVTPYILKKLDSI